The Glandiceps talaboti chromosome 9, keGlaTala1.1, whole genome shotgun sequence genome window below encodes:
- the LOC144440321 gene encoding uncharacterized protein LOC144440321 has translation MAQPPYNPNYGAPPPPYSTPQGQAPGYPAPPRAAPPGYAAPQGGYYPPLPQQQPPPPTPPQQVHHTTVIHTAQPVYVKTASRPKSGSSSLGGMMTSLAKGAGSLASSAYTTAQREYDIHASSPILKLFATGNVIQFTSRVTGNSLRCHGNGALDAMGLPQDPAAHFVCFNQGNNLVILRNAAYPAFHLRVFSNVVTANGTGDFSCKFRIHETLGGYVTLESLSSHTQHIGVAADGAIKPPNTVDKGNDAQFKVRLVAPAHVPVSQPVAATTYVVHQYKK, from the exons ATGGCACAGCCACCATACAACCCAAACTATGGAGCACCACCCCCACCTTACTCTACACCTCAGGGACAGGCACCAGGCTATCCTGCCCCTCCAAGGGCAGCTCCACCAGGTTATGCTGCCCCTCAGGGTGGCTATTATCCACCTCTCCCTCAACAGCAACCTCCACCACCAACACCCCCACAACAAGTCCATCACACAACTGTTATACACACTGCACAG CCAGTTTATGTCAAGACAGCCAGTCGACCCAAATCAGGA tcCAGTTCACTGGGTGGTATGATGACATCTTTGGCTAAAGGTGCTGGTAGTCTTGCTTCTAGTGCATATACTACTGCACAACGAGAATATGATATCCATGCAAGCAGTCCTATACTG AAACTGTTTGCAACTGGTAATGTAATTCAGTTTACATCTCGTGTGACTGGTAATTCATtacgttgccatggtaatggtGCATTGGATGCAATGGGGCTGCCACAGGACCCTGCAG CTCATTTTGTGTGTTTCAACCAAGGAAATAATCTTGTGATACTAAGGAATGCTGCTTATCCAGCTTTTCATCTCAGAGTTTTCAGCAATGTTGTCACTGCAAAT GGTACTGGTGATTTCAGCTGTAAGTTCAGAATTCATGAAACGTTGGGTGGTTACGTAACTCTGGAGTCACTGTCCTCACATACACAACACATCGGTGTTGCTGCTGATGGGGCTATTAAACCCCCTAACACAGTTGATAAAGGAAATGACGCCCAGTTCAAAGTCAGATTGGTG gCTCCTGCGCATGTACCAGTTAGCCAACCAGTCGCAGCTACCACCTATGTTGTACaccaatataaaaaataa